In Pyricularia oryzae 70-15 chromosome 2, whole genome shotgun sequence, one genomic interval encodes:
- a CDS encoding succinate-semialdehyde dehydrogenase, with protein sequence MSAIRMHRNACSASRLVARTSAPRRTVPFLSPSYARLASTQVPKLKDPSLFKQNVCYVNGAFVPAKSGATFAVADPTTGEHIGDAPEFDAADTEAAIAAAENAFKTYRLTTGRERSKLLRRWYDLMIANADDIATLITWENGKTIADAKGEVTYAANFFEWFSEEAPRVYGDTIQPTLAANRVVTRKEPVGVCSLITPWNFPAAMGTRKIGPALAAGCTVVCKAPAETPFTSLALAELAHRAGVPAGVVNFVTSHSNTKTVGEVLCTHQAVRKISFTGSTGVGKTLMQQAAGTLKKCSFELGGNAPFIVFDDADLDAAVDGAIACKFRSSGQTCVCANRIYVQRGIYDAFAERLAKRVKETFKIGSGFDPETTHGPLIHDRAVSKVASQVEDAVGKGAKLLAGGKRLPDLGPHFFAPTVLGDMTPEMSIAREETFGPIAGLFKFDTEAEVVKMANDTEVGLAGYFFSKDIHRAYRVAEALEVGMVGVNTGIISDVASPFGGVKESGFGREGSMYGIHEYQVTKTITFGGMGKELQG encoded by the exons ATGTCTGCCATTCGCATGCACAGGAATGCATGCTCGGCCTCTCGGCTCGTGGCTAGGACTTCGGCCCCCAGACGAACGGTGCCGTTTTTGAGTCCTAGCTATGCTCGTCTCGCGTCTACTCAAGTACCCAAG CTCAAAGACCCATCCCTCTTCAAGCAAAACGTCTGCTATGTCAACGGCGCCTTTGTCCCAGCCAAATCGGGTGCGACCTTTGCCGTGGCTGACCCGACGACGGGCGAGCACATCGGCGATGCTCCCGAGTTCGATGCCGCAGACACCGAGGCCGCCATCGCCGCTGCCGAGAATGCATTCAAGACCTACAGATTGACCACGGGCCGTGAGCGCTCCAAGCTGCTGCGGAGGTGGTATGACCTCATGATAGCCAATGCCGATGACATCGCGACACTTATTACGTGGGAAAACGGCAAGACGATCGCCGATGCAAAGGGTGAGGTCACCTACGCAGCCAACTTTTTCGAGTGGTTTAGCGAGGAGGCGCCTCGCGTGTACGGAGACACCATTCAGCCGACCTTGGCGGCCAATCGGGTCGTCACGAGGAAGGAGCCTGTGGGAGTTTGTTCGCTCATCACGCC GTGGAACTTCCCCGCTGCCATGGGCACACGTAAGATCGGTCCTGCCCTCGCGGCCGGCTGCACCGTGGTCTGCAAAGCACCCGCAGAAACGCCGTTCACATCGCTGGCGCTCGCCGAGCTGGCCCACCGCGCCGGGGTGCCTGCAGGCGTTGTCAACTTTGTGACATCACACTCCAACACCAAGACGGTCGGTGAGGTGCTTTGCACACACCAGGCGGTGCGCAAGATAAGCTTCACTGGCTCGACGGGCGTCGGCAAGACACTCATGCAGCAGGCGGCGGGCACTCTGAAGAAGTGCTCATTCGAACTCGGCGGCAACGCACCGTTTATCGTCTTTGATGATGCTGACCTCGACGCCGCTGTAGACGGCGCCATCGCGTGCAAGTTCAGGTCGAGCGGGCAGACATGTGTCTGTGCCAACAGGATTTATGTGCAACGCGGCATTTACGACGCCTTTGCCGAAAGGCTTGCCAAGAGGGTCAAGGAAACGTTCAAGATTGGAAGTGGGTTCGACCCTGAAACTACCCACGGCCCACTGATTCACGATCGCGCCGTGTCAAAGGTTGCCTCGCAGGTCGAGGATGCGGTGGGCAAGGGCGCCAAGCTCCTGGCGGGTGGCAAGCGGCTGCCCGATTTGGGCCCGCACTTTTTCGCTCCCACGGTCCTCGGTGATATGACACCGGAGATGTCGATTGCGCGAGAGGAAACTTTCGGCCCAATAGCGGGTTTGTTCAAATTTGACACGGAGGCCGAGGTGGTGAAGATGGCCAACGACACCGAAGTTGGCTTGGCGGGCTACTTCTTTTCAAAAGACATCCACCGGGCGTACCGCGTGGCCGAAGCTCTCGAGGTGGGCATGGTGGGCGTCAACACGGGTATCATCAGCGACGTGGCGAGCCCCTTTGGTGGCGTCAAGGAGAGTGGGTTCGGCAGGGAGGGTAGCATGTATGGAATTCACGAGTACCAGGTCACCAAGACCATAACCTTTGGGGGCATGGGTAAGGAGCTGCAGGGGTGA
- a CDS encoding sorbitol dehydrogenase has protein sequence MSATNGSAAAAPSKKNIGVFTNPKHDLWINEAEPSLESVQKGSDELKEGQVTIAIRSTGICGSDVHFWHHGCIGPMIVREDHILGHESAGEIIAVHPSVTSLKVGDRVAVEPQVICYECEPCLTGRYNGCEKVDFLSTPPVPGLLRRYVNHPAVWCHKIGDMSWEDGAMLEPLSVALAGIQRAGITLGDPVLVCGAGPIGLITLLCAKAAGACPLVITDIDDGRLKFAKELVPDVITFKVEGRPTAEDAAKSIVEAFGGVEPTLAIECTGVESSIASAIWAVKFGGKVFVIGVGRNEISLPFMRASVREVDLQFQYRYCNTWPRAIRLIQNKVIDLTKLVTHRFPLEDALKAFETAADPKTGAIKVQIQSLE, from the exons ATGAGCGCAACAAACGGTAGCGCCGCGGCAGCGCCGTCCAAGAAGAACATCGGCGTCTTCACAAACCCCAAACATGATCTCTGGATCAACGAGGCCGAGCCGAGTCTGGAGAGCGTGCAAAAGGGTAGCGATGAGCTCAAGGAGGGCCAGGTCACCATTGCCATCCGGAGCACAGGAATCTGCGG CTCCGACGTTCACTTCTGGCACCACGGTTGCATCGGCCCCATGATTGTCCGTGAAGACCACATCCTTGGGCACGAATCGGCAGGCGAGATCATTGCCGTCCACCCTTCCGTCACATCTCTCAAGGTTGGCGACCGCGTTGCGGTGGAGCCGCAGGTCATCTGCTACGAGTGCGAGCCGTGCCTGACAGGACGCTACAACGGCTGCGAGAAGGTCGACTTCCTGTCCACGCCCCCGGTGCCTGGTCTGCTGCGACGCTACGTCAACCATCCGGCCGTTTGGTGCCACAAGATTGGTGACATGAGCTGGGAGGACGGCGCGATGCTGGAGCCGCTGAgcgtcgcgctggcgggcATCCAGCGCGCAGGCATCACCCTCGGTGACCCTGTGCTCGTGTGTGGCGCGGGTCCCATCGGTCTCATCACATTGCTGTGCGCCAAGGCGGCGGGTGCGTGCCCGCTCGTCATCACCGACATCGACGATGGCCGCCTCAAGTTCGCCAAGGAGCTGGTACCCGACGTCATCACCTTCAAGGTCGAGGGCCGGCCAACGGCCGAGGACGCAGCCAAGTCTATCGTCGAGGCATTTGGCGGCGTGGAGCCGACCCTGGCCATAGAGTGCACAGGTGTGGAGAGCAGCATTGCCAGCGCCATCTGGGCGGTCAAGTTCGGCGGCAAGGTGTTCGTCATTGGAGTCGGCCGCAACGAGATTAGCCTACCGTTCATGAGGGCGTCTGTGCGTGAGGTTGACCTGCAGTTCCAGTACCGTTATTGCAACACGTGGCCGCGGGCGATCCGGTTGATCCAGAATAAGGTCATCGACCTGACCAAGCTTGTCACGCACCGATTCCCGCTGGAGGACGCGCTCAAGGCGTTCGAGACAGCGGCTGATCCCAAGACTGGCGCCATCAAGGTACAGATCCAGAGCTTGGAGTGA